One region of Limnospira fusiformis SAG 85.79 genomic DNA includes:
- a CDS encoding lysophospholipid acyltransferase family protein: MVKNREPLESLVLYHLFKWSVVSPMLHVYFRGRIYNAERMPQTGPIVVVSNHASDFDPPMLSNCVKRPVAFMAKEELFKVPVLKQAISLYGAYPVKRGAGDRNAIRAALNSLEQGWATGVFLQGTRTPDGRITDPKLGASLIAAKAQVPLIPVCLWGTHAIFNKGSAIPRPVPVTVRIGEPMDPPKSSKREELEAIAHNCAEIINAMHDLGR; the protein is encoded by the coding sequence GTGGTCAAAAACCGTGAACCACTCGAAAGTTTAGTCCTCTACCACCTGTTTAAGTGGTCTGTGGTTAGCCCCATGCTCCATGTCTATTTTCGTGGTCGCATTTATAATGCTGAACGGATGCCCCAAACCGGACCCATTGTGGTAGTTAGTAATCATGCTAGTGATTTTGACCCCCCAATGCTGTCCAACTGCGTCAAGCGACCCGTAGCATTTATGGCTAAAGAGGAACTCTTTAAGGTTCCCGTCCTGAAACAGGCGATTTCCCTATATGGCGCTTATCCAGTTAAACGGGGTGCTGGCGATCGCAATGCGATCCGAGCCGCTCTCAATTCCCTAGAACAAGGTTGGGCCACTGGTGTATTTTTGCAGGGAACTCGCACCCCCGACGGTCGCATCACAGACCCGAAATTGGGCGCGTCATTAATTGCAGCCAAAGCACAGGTTCCCCTAATTCCTGTGTGTCTGTGGGGAACTCATGCTATTTTTAACAAAGGCTCTGCTATACCCAGACCAGTTCCCGTCACCGTCAGAATTGGTGAACCTATGGACCCCCCCAAGTCCAGTAAGCGGGAGGAACTAGAGGCGATCGCTCATAATTGCGCCGAAATCATTAATGCTATGCACGATTTAGGGCGGTGA
- a CDS encoding RNA-guided endonuclease InsQ/TnpB family protein: protein MPYKAFRTKLKLNDRQATLMAKHAGYARFVFNWGLHLWMSAYEEGLKPNVNSIKKVFTNYVKPQYPWMSELSSRVYQYAFINLGDAFKRFFKGISSYPKFKKKGHHDSFTLDNGGKPFKLSGTCHKLPFVGWVSTFEGLPESWVKKVTLTRQAGDWYMSFFVEITPEITPKYRERIGVDLGINNWATCSDGTQFSNPKAYKAATKKIARLQRHLSRKVKGSKNWVKCLLKVQKLHQRVANIRRDTIHKITTFLAKNHSQVVIEDLNVSGMLKNHGLAGSIADASFYEFRRQLGYKAERYGSKLIIADRFYPSSQLCSNCGYRQKMPLVRRTFECQNCGLKIDRDLNASRNLEKSPGSDDYTCGRGAADSPGRSQK, encoded by the coding sequence ATGCCTTACAAAGCTTTCCGGACAAAACTAAAACTCAATGACCGTCAAGCTACCTTGATGGCCAAACACGCGGGGTATGCTCGATTTGTGTTCAATTGGGGATTACACTTATGGATGTCAGCTTATGAAGAGGGACTCAAGCCTAACGTCAACTCCATCAAAAAGGTTTTTACGAATTATGTGAAACCTCAATATCCTTGGATGTCCGAATTGTCTTCTAGAGTTTATCAATATGCCTTCATTAATTTAGGGGATGCCTTTAAGCGCTTCTTCAAAGGAATAAGCAGTTATCCTAAATTTAAGAAGAAAGGCCACCATGATAGCTTTACCCTTGACAATGGCGGCAAACCATTCAAGTTGTCAGGAACTTGCCATAAGCTGCCTTTTGTGGGCTGGGTTTCTACATTTGAGGGTCTACCCGAAAGTTGGGTTAAGAAAGTCACCCTAACGCGCCAAGCAGGGGACTGGTATATGAGCTTTTTCGTAGAAATCACGCCAGAAATTACACCGAAATATCGAGAGAGAATCGGGGTAGACCTAGGAATTAACAATTGGGCGACTTGCTCCGATGGGACCCAATTCTCTAATCCCAAGGCTTATAAAGCAGCGACCAAAAAAATAGCCAGATTACAACGCCATTTAAGTCGCAAAGTCAAAGGCTCGAAAAATTGGGTCAAATGTCTCTTAAAAGTTCAAAAGCTACATCAAAGAGTAGCAAACATTCGGCGGGACACCATTCATAAAATAACTACTTTCTTGGCTAAGAACCACAGCCAAGTCGTCATTGAAGATTTGAATGTGTCAGGTATGCTGAAAAATCATGGTTTGGCGGGTTCTATCGCTGATGCTTCATTTTATGAGTTCCGTCGTCAACTCGGTTACAAGGCAGAACGTTATGGTTCAAAGTTGATTATTGCCGATAGATTTTATCCATCCAGTCAACTGTGTTCTAATTGCGGTTATCGTCAAAAAATGCCCCTAGTCCGTCGGACTTTTGAATGTCAGAACTGTGGCCTGAAGATTGATAGAGATTTGAACGCCAGTAGAAATTTAGAAAAATCGCCTGGTTCAGACGATTACACTTGTGGACGGGGTGCTGCCGACAGTCCCGGACGAAGCCAGAAATAA
- a CDS encoding DUF2288 domain-containing protein yields MEELKAQLASNIDQAEWEWLIPHVQRDAVVVVDRQLDLLDVGVAISEDHVTDVQRWISEQQIYKPSPQQISDWNGDQTKRFNALIIQPFVLVQEA; encoded by the coding sequence ATGGAAGAATTAAAAGCACAATTAGCCTCTAACATTGATCAAGCCGAGTGGGAATGGTTAATTCCCCATGTACAAAGGGATGCAGTCGTCGTAGTCGATCGCCAATTAGATTTATTAGATGTCGGTGTCGCTATTAGCGAGGATCATGTGACTGACGTTCAGCGCTGGATCAGTGAACAACAGATTTATAAACCCTCTCCCCAGCAAATCTCCGATTGGAATGGCGATCAGACTAAACGATTTAATGCCCTAATTATCCAACCTTTTGTTTTGGTACAGGAAGCCTAA
- a CDS encoding eCIS core domain-containing protein, producing the protein MQAESKSPLHGRFQTLAQRDNPKNSTPQQPIQAKLTVGAVGDKYEQEADRVADVVVDRIQSPPATTEVQKQEEETLQQKPQLSTPPTISQLQKKEELSNTLQRESEEEEFDDDNDDVQMKPQTAEAGGEVSADFESSLRREKGGGQPLDENLQSQMGRAMGADLSGVRIHHNSPANQLNQSIQAKAFTTGKDIFFKQGEYQPESRGGQKLIAHELTHVVQQGGSQIQSKKDDNSTVATGGLLTLQRKTYTVKGTDNARDENDKSREKYNPGDLVEISDDETQHKIDPAGNNRWYRIKDSQPPRYIRATRLQLYGTYISDKKRVNSNDKALESQKDNIKQINELTKIEKRDYKNKKGETESKKMNLAEQIDLGRGFLTDEIVKAIKELSQIPKGKTYLSQNGFLTQEELEKVAKEKRVIGDWERYEEHDFVSLSRKIVPDVRGNAVLSPIHRMQIATYQKELGENNAEFRQTPGYLRYEAHNMKKLKKEYEEAAAEDITSADTKKKKEKYEGLKKEIYDKDTEMWEKALNNDLTTIPESNQEIAKKYQEQTDSAIAILKRVFIVLQHGLMYRDDQHTPKFEEWQENVAVALSHGGRVMINLPPLQGNDKEHEFIYWLLGGSSAQVQEHKPKSHDHRGADQSSDYYKAKVDTRIVSSHDVEVTQNSLKELKSNTFDFKGAVGATSTIKHYGMDIPLGGLGNEDMAGDVILPDGRHGHMYIYYRPPSREKPGSVLVGAETSRMAHTDVFGMYHDQRSAPAEVSPTGTSKAGRIGAEFGGRVVDYTTLTTDGKNLRVKDPDWLKQLKTAEENVQKGIITSKELLGKKLNEEGRKSLFGESIDKPQEMKKYIVKHKAHARDDNNNKKEEYMPGAVVEISDNQTEHKSEKNGEIWYRIKNSDPPRYIRATRLHWG; encoded by the coding sequence ATGCAGGCAGAATCAAAATCGCCCCTGCACGGGAGATTTCAGACTTTAGCCCAAAGAGATAACCCGAAAAATTCGACACCACAGCAGCCGATTCAAGCTAAATTGACTGTGGGTGCGGTCGGGGATAAATACGAACAGGAAGCGGACAGGGTGGCGGATGTAGTTGTCGATCGCATCCAATCTCCCCCCGCGACGACAGAGGTTCAGAAACAGGAAGAAGAAACACTGCAACAAAAACCCCAATTATCGACTCCGCCGACGATTTCTCAGTTGCAGAAAAAAGAAGAGTTATCAAATACCCTACAGCGAGAGTCGGAGGAAGAGGAATTTGATGATGATAATGATGATGTACAGATGAAGCCTCAGACCGCCGAAGCCGGGGGAGAAGTGTCTGCCGATTTCGAGTCGTCCCTTCGGCGAGAAAAGGGCGGCGGACAGCCGTTGGATGAAAACTTGCAGTCCCAAATGGGGCGGGCAATGGGGGCAGATTTGAGCGGGGTGCGGATTCATCATAATTCCCCAGCCAATCAACTGAATCAATCAATCCAAGCCAAGGCATTTACGACGGGCAAAGACATCTTTTTTAAACAGGGAGAGTATCAGCCGGAGAGTCGGGGCGGACAAAAGCTCATCGCCCACGAGTTGACCCATGTGGTGCAGCAGGGTGGGAGTCAAATTCAGTCGAAAAAAGACGACAATTCAACCGTCGCTACTGGGGGCTTACTCACGCTACAGAGGAAAACATATACAGTAAAAGGTACAGATAATGCCAGAGATGAAAATGATAAGAGTAGAGAAAAATATAATCCTGGGGATTTGGTCGAAATTAGTGATGATGAAACTCAGCACAAGATCGATCCGGCTGGCAACAATAGATGGTATCGAATTAAAGATAGTCAACCTCCTCGTTATATTCGGGCAACTCGATTGCAGTTGTATGGAACTTATATCTCTGACAAGAAACGAGTCAATAGCAATGATAAGGCTTTAGAATCACAAAAAGATAATATCAAACAAATAAACGAATTGACAAAAATTGAAAAGCGAGACTATAAAAACAAAAAAGGTGAAACAGAATCGAAGAAAATGAATCTTGCCGAGCAAATCGACTTAGGCAGAGGTTTTCTGACAGATGAGATCGTTAAAGCGATCAAAGAGTTGAGTCAAATTCCCAAAGGAAAAACCTACTTATCTCAAAATGGTTTTCTTACCCAGGAAGAGTTAGAAAAGGTGGCAAAAGAAAAACGAGTGATCGGAGATTGGGAAAGATATGAAGAACATGACTTTGTCTCACTGAGTAGGAAAATTGTGCCTGATGTTCGTGGAAATGCAGTATTGAGTCCAATTCACCGTATGCAAATTGCGACATATCAGAAAGAGTTAGGAGAGAATAATGCAGAATTTCGTCAAACCCCCGGATATTTGCGTTATGAAGCGCACAATATGAAGAAACTTAAAAAAGAGTACGAAGAAGCTGCCGCAGAGGATATCACTAGTGCAGATACCAAGAAGAAAAAGGAAAAATATGAAGGCTTGAAGAAAGAGATCTATGATAAAGATACTGAAATGTGGGAAAAGGCTCTCAATAATGATTTAACAACTATACCAGAGTCAAATCAAGAGATCGCCAAAAAATATCAGGAACAAACGGATTCAGCCATTGCCATTCTGAAACGAGTTTTTATTGTTCTTCAGCATGGATTAATGTACCGTGATGACCAACACACACCCAAGTTTGAGGAATGGCAAGAGAACGTTGCAGTGGCACTCTCCCACGGCGGTCGCGTCATGATCAATTTGCCCCCTCTTCAAGGCAACGACAAAGAGCATGAGTTTATTTATTGGCTGCTGGGTGGTTCATCAGCCCAAGTCCAAGAACATAAACCGAAATCACATGATCACAGGGGTGCGGATCAATCCAGTGACTATTACAAAGCAAAGGTCGATACTCGAATTGTTTCTAGTCACGACGTAGAGGTTACTCAAAATTCATTGAAGGAACTCAAGAGTAACACTTTTGATTTCAAGGGTGCAGTCGGAGCCACGAGTACCATCAAACATTATGGAATGGATATACCGTTGGGTGGACTGGGCAATGAAGATATGGCGGGTGATGTCATACTACCAGATGGCCGACACGGTCATATGTACATCTACTACAGACCTCCAAGCAGGGAAAAACCTGGCAGCGTACTAGTTGGTGCTGAAACCTCCAGAATGGCTCATACAGATGTGTTTGGTATGTATCACGATCAGAGGAGCGCTCCGGCTGAGGTGTCTCCTACCGGGACCAGTAAAGCCGGAAGGATCGGTGCGGAATTTGGCGGTCGGGTCGTTGACTATACGACACTGACTACGGATGGGAAGAATCTAAGAGTTAAAGATCCCGATTGGTTAAAACAGCTTAAGACAGCGGAAGAAAATGTGCAGAAAGGTATCATTACATCTAAAGAATTGTTGGGAAAAAAATTAAATGAAGAAGGCCGAAAATCATTATTTGGAGAGTCAATTGACAAACCCCAAGAGATGAAAAAATATATAGTCAAGCATAAAGCTCATGCCAGAGATGACAATAATAATAAGAAAGAAGAATATATGCCTGGTGCTGTAGTCGAAATTAGTGATAATCAAACAGAGCACAAGTCAGAGAAGAATGGGGAAATATGGTATCGAATTAAAAATAGTGACCCTCCTCGTTATATTCGGGCAACTCGATTGCATTGGGGCTAA
- a CDS encoding eCIS core domain-containing protein, which yields MKIQRRKKRQNESPAAPVQAQFQSRPFQDANFAPPDKQAPPPEREFQGEASGFDLGSIPLFSNGNSTPTQPIQRSEEEDVQMQAESKSPLHGRFQALAQRDNPKNWTPQQPIQAKLTVGAVGDKYEQEADRVADVVVDRIQSPPATTEVQKQEEETLQQKPQLSTPPTISQLQKKEELSNTLQRESEEEEFDDDNDDVQMKPQTAEAGGEVSADFESSLRREKGGGQPLDENLQSQMGRAMGADLSGVRIHHNSPANQLNQSIQAKAFTTGKDIFFKQGEYQPESRDGQKLIAHELTHVVQQGGASNNRAVQADFIHPMIQRELSPKQIEHANAIRKARDLPLLYSLESVWAKADNLGNVDLPGARKILETAFHSNWFLAQEYLLDTSKWVKQGKEKKEAKAKLDNFKKLMKIFIKLRKEETNQLLEDIQKELRKQNQFQKLEPQRVLDWGSAGSTSLTSDIDYNLKGAGSIQAVSLFNKYFKTKLNWALDPGTVYDVNVYAQDFMTPSPKGKPFDKNQEQNTITPVQEIQELNSSQARESLGFEAFSLNQDVWSMLKMRIYMSESEWNNYKQEMLQNPQGNDSSDAIARQLQIEAQIQDAEKYYQDYTNNLQDKIMEIEKSGYEVYKKMRAMLDQGKNHLSKHQSEESKKMMAANLIYEEKLQKVSQLRQELQELKSSENVKESAIKAVGIKIKNALSEAIIYSNEAYFTQGAVHFSVIGQQIGKGESTLIMSEEEHLHSFREQVGDTLKVLSNYQDNQIIKAAMKAGKYIDRMAKSAIPIMDKNQPVGYQKLAEIGAEAAKLKSDKTKVEELRDKSSDKGLDEKEKKELSDLQNTVKLHDSQFPEYVQTRFKTVAQLRETVIKVGKQVEIDFRKKQRENNQNKNPM from the coding sequence ATGAAAATACAACGCCGGAAAAAACGCCAAAACGAAAGCCCAGCAGCCCCTGTGCAGGCACAATTTCAGTCCCGGCCGTTTCAGGATGCCAACTTTGCCCCCCCGGACAAACAAGCCCCCCCGCCGGAACGCGAATTTCAGGGGGAAGCGTCCGGGTTCGATTTGGGCAGCATTCCCCTTTTTAGCAATGGTAATAGTACGCCAACCCAGCCCATCCAGCGCAGCGAAGAAGAAGACGTGCAGATGCAGGCAGAATCAAAATCGCCCCTGCACGGGAGATTTCAGGCTTTAGCCCAAAGGGATAACCCGAAAAATTGGACACCGCAGCAGCCGATTCAAGCTAAACTGACTGTGGGTGCGGTGGGGGATAAATACGAACAGGAAGCGGACAGGGTGGCGGATGTAGTTGTCGATCGCATCCAATCTCCCCCCGCGACGACAGAGGTTCAGAAACAGGAAGAAGAAACACTGCAACAAAAACCCCAGTTATCGACTCCGCCGACGATTTCTCAGTTGCAGAAAAAAGAAGAGTTATCAAATACCCTACAGCGAGAGTCGGAGGAAGAGGAATTTGATGATGATAATGATGATGTACAGATGAAGCCTCAGACCGCCGAAGCCGGGGGAGAAGTGTCTGCCGATTTCGAGTCGTCCCTTCGGCGAGAAAAGGGCGGCGGACAGCCGTTGGATGAAAACTTGCAGTCCCAAATGGGGCGGGCAATGGGGGCAGATTTGAGCGGGGTGCGGATTCATCATAATTCCCCAGCCAATCAACTGAATCAATCAATCCAAGCCAAGGCATTTACGACGGGCAAAGACATCTTTTTTAAACAGGGAGAGTATCAGCCGGAAAGTCGGGACGGACAAAAGCTCATCGCCCACGAGTTGACCCATGTGGTGCAGCAGGGTGGGGCATCAAATAATCGCGCTGTTCAAGCCGATTTCATTCATCCGATGATTCAACGCGAGTTGAGTCCAAAGCAAATTGAACACGCCAACGCAATTCGTAAGGCCAGGGATTTACCTTTGCTTTACAGCCTTGAATCTGTGTGGGCTAAAGCCGATAATTTGGGCAATGTGGATTTACCAGGGGCGAGAAAAATTCTTGAGACTGCTTTTCATTCTAACTGGTTTCTGGCACAAGAGTACCTGTTGGATACAAGTAAATGGGTCAAACAAGGAAAAGAAAAAAAAGAAGCAAAAGCTAAGTTAGATAATTTCAAAAAGCTGATGAAGATTTTTATAAAATTACGCAAAGAAGAAACAAATCAACTTTTAGAAGATATTCAAAAAGAATTACGGAAACAAAATCAATTTCAAAAGCTGGAGCCTCAACGAGTTTTGGATTGGGGTTCAGCAGGCAGCACATCTTTAACTTCTGATATTGATTATAACCTGAAAGGAGCGGGTTCAATTCAAGCAGTGAGTTTATTTAATAAATATTTCAAAACGAAGTTAAATTGGGCATTAGATCCCGGAACGGTTTATGATGTAAATGTTTATGCTCAAGATTTTATGACTCCCAGCCCCAAAGGTAAACCCTTTGATAAGAATCAAGAGCAAAATACCATAACGCCCGTTCAAGAAATTCAAGAATTAAATTCATCCCAGGCACGAGAATCGTTGGGTTTTGAGGCATTTTCTTTAAACCAAGATGTTTGGTCAATGTTGAAAATGCGAATTTATATGAGCGAGAGTGAGTGGAATAACTATAAGCAAGAAATGTTACAAAACCCTCAAGGAAATGATTCCTCTGACGCGATCGCTCGTCAATTGCAAATTGAAGCTCAAATTCAAGATGCAGAGAAATATTATCAAGACTACACAAATAATTTACAAGATAAAATTATGGAGATTGAAAAGAGCGGATATGAAGTTTATAAAAAAATGCGGGCGATGTTGGATCAAGGGAAAAATCACCTTTCAAAACACCAGTCAGAAGAGTCGAAAAAAATGATGGCTGCCAATTTAATTTATGAAGAAAAATTACAAAAAGTAAGTCAATTACGGCAAGAGTTGCAAGAATTAAAATCATCGGAAAATGTCAAGGAGTCGGCGATAAAAGCAGTTGGGATAAAGATAAAAAACGCCCTCTCTGAAGCTATTATTTATTCAAATGAAGCTTATTTCACCCAAGGGGCTGTTCATTTTTCGGTCATCGGACAACAAATTGGCAAAGGAGAGTCTACTTTAATTATGTCTGAAGAGGAGCATCTTCATTCTTTCCGAGAGCAAGTGGGAGATACATTGAAAGTTTTGAGTAATTACCAAGATAATCAGATAATAAAGGCTGCCATGAAAGCCGGAAAATATATCGATCGCATGGCAAAATCTGCGATCCCAATCATGGATAAAAATCAGCCTGTTGGTTATCAAAAATTGGCGGAGATTGGAGCGGAAGCTGCCAAGCTTAAATCGGACAAAACCAAAGTAGAAGAATTGAGGGATAAATCGAGTGACAAAGGATTAGATGAGAAAGAGAAGAAAGAATTATCAGATTTACAAAATACGGTTAAACTCCATGATAGTCAATTTCCTGAATACGTTCAAACTCGTTTTAAAACGGTTGCCCAACTCCGGGAAACGGTGATTAAAGTTGGCAAACAAGTCGAGATCGATTTTCGTAAGAAGCAACGAGAAAATAACCAAAACAAAAATCCAATGTAA
- a CDS encoding YbjN domain-containing protein, with amino-acid sequence MNLQSIQSIIDGENFTTSWEPATPEHPMDRLLVLLSEEKQLLAELLFIPVEEEVENVHLLQFYVGLPGGVVAEAMSELRAFILRLNTTMPIGSFGIQEQQELLYFRYVLVIPQEEKPSAEIAIIQSMWLVFYLVESFADTIQAVAKGERLPSEV; translated from the coding sequence ATGAATTTACAGAGTATTCAGTCGATTATAGATGGTGAGAATTTCACGACTTCTTGGGAACCAGCGACACCAGAACATCCAATGGATAGGCTCTTGGTTTTGCTGAGTGAAGAGAAACAACTTCTGGCGGAGTTGCTATTTATTCCGGTAGAGGAAGAGGTGGAGAATGTGCATTTGCTGCAATTTTATGTAGGTCTACCAGGAGGGGTGGTAGCGGAGGCGATGTCTGAACTCAGAGCATTTATTTTGAGGCTAAATACTACTATGCCTATTGGTAGTTTTGGGATTCAAGAACAGCAGGAATTGCTCTATTTTCGCTATGTTTTAGTGATACCTCAAGAAGAAAAACCCAGTGCGGAAATCGCGATTATACAATCTATGTGGCTGGTGTTTTATTTGGTGGAGTCCTTTGCTGACACAATTCAGGCAGTGGCGAAGGGAGAAAGATTACCGTCGGAAGTTTAA
- a CDS encoding eCIS core domain-containing protein, which produces MKIQRRKKRQNESPAAAVQAQFQSRPFQDANFAPPDKQAAPPEREFQGEGSGFNLGSIPLFSNGNSTPTQPIQRSEEEDVQMQAESKSPLHGRFQALAQRDNPKNWTPQQPIQAKLTVGAVGDKYEQEADRVADVVVDRIQSPPATTEVQKQEEETLQQKPQLSTPPTISQLQKKEELSNTLQRESEEEEFDDDNDDVQMKPQTAEAGGEVSADFESSLRREKGGGQPLDENLQSQMGRAMGADFGGVRIHQNSPANQLNQSIQAKAFTTGKDIFFKQGEYQPESRGGQKLIAHELTHVVQQGGVNNSGSVQRFNSSKEERKHLQILLSEQKAKGRDKMTQEFKDFSANLKLPATSKNMDRWGGERPRSNAINDNNTGNKPVDKLDNWVNSDTADVTGNTASVIEGLTSITGEIATKGLGNSGDTETGIFQKYFEKAGANMSDADQNVLSGRSDMAGAVAGGVGNILGGFQALNDLRQAEDNYDRSKAVLQGGSSLAGLASNVAKFGGGYLTQKDGGAANLDPSWISKDLNTSDSWKFVGDGIGAVSGGLGFAAQAVGGVKDFKSWLNERKKGIYGDTKSGGKGSGAYLRSLGRGVKSAANLGQAGVTTTLGVGKLIAQFGAEGGKIGADALKLGSQGAIAPLANLAAASGGLGIATGAMDLASGGFKAFKATERKGLIKGLQQGNKQFSSVSESERNAALEHLKEIQTKKQKRGGLGMAEGALAVTAGALDLTGAGAVVGAGLAAIGGIAKLGRFAFNKIKQNRRDKADRKDKQWQADMETAGLSEEQINNVFLARQEREDQQYEQAKSKGGFSKFKAWFKKKMKADKTKSTDAKDQRYETTAKTLIKMNDAEPGIMLKLVNLPEKQMEGMSGEEKLELVKKALKKR; this is translated from the coding sequence ATGAAAATACAACGCCGTAAAAAACGCCAAAACGAAAGTCCAGCAGCCGCCGTGCAGGCACAGTTTCAGTCCCGGCCGTTTCAGGATGCCAACTTTGCCCCCCCGGACAAACAAGCCGCCCCGCCGGAACGCGAATTTCAGGGGGAAGGGTCGGGGTTCAATTTGGGCAGCATTCCCCTTTTTAGCAATGGTAATAGTACGCCAACCCAGCCCATCCAGCGCAGCGAAGAAGAAGACGTGCAGATGCAGGCAGAATCAAAATCGCCCCTGCACGGGAGATTTCAGGCTTTAGCCCAAAGGGATAACCCGAAAAATTGGACACCGCAGCAGCCGATTCAAGCTAAACTGACTGTGGGTGCGGTGGGGGATAAATACGAACAGGAAGCGGACAGGGTGGCGGATGTAGTTGTCGATCGCATCCAATCTCCCCCCGCGACGACAGAGGTTCAGAAACAGGAAGAAGAAACACTGCAACAAAAACCCCAGTTATCGACTCCGCCGACGATTTCTCAGTTGCAGAAAAAAGAAGAGTTATCAAATACCCTACAGCGAGAGTCGGAGGAAGAGGAATTTGATGATGATAATGATGATGTACAGATGAAGCCTCAGACCGCCGAAGCCGGGGGAGAAGTGTCTGCCGATTTCGAGTCGTCCCTTCGGCGAGAAAAGGGCGGCGGACAGCCGTTGGATGAAAACTTGCAGTCCCAAATGGGGCGGGCAATGGGGGCAGATTTTGGCGGGGTGCGGATTCATCAGAATTCCCCAGCCAATCAACTGAATCAGTCCATCCAAGCCAAGGCTTTTACGACGGGCAAAGACATCTTTTTTAAACAGGGAGAGTATCAGCCGGAGAGTCGGGGCGGACAAAAGCTCATCGCCCACGAGTTGACCCATGTGGTGCAGCAAGGTGGTGTCAATAATAGTGGTTCTGTTCAGCGTTTTAACAGTAGTAAAGAAGAACGAAAGCATCTCCAGATTCTTTTGTCTGAACAAAAGGCGAAAGGCAGAGATAAAATGACCCAAGAGTTTAAGGATTTCTCGGCTAATCTCAAGTTGCCTGCTACCTCAAAAAATATGGACAGATGGGGAGGAGAAAGACCGAGAAGTAATGCGATTAATGATAATAATACCGGGAACAAACCTGTAGATAAACTGGATAATTGGGTGAATAGCGATACTGCAGATGTGACGGGTAATACAGCCAGTGTGATTGAGGGGTTAACAAGCATTACTGGGGAAATAGCTACTAAAGGTTTGGGAAATTCGGGGGATACGGAAACTGGGATTTTTCAGAAATATTTTGAAAAAGCTGGTGCCAATATGTCGGATGCTGATCAAAATGTACTGAGCGGACGCAGTGATATGGCGGGGGCTGTAGCGGGTGGTGTTGGCAATATATTGGGGGGCTTCCAAGCTTTGAATGATTTAAGACAGGCTGAGGACAATTATGATCGCAGTAAAGCAGTATTACAAGGAGGATCAAGTCTCGCGGGTTTAGCATCAAATGTGGCTAAATTTGGGGGTGGTTATCTGACTCAGAAAGATGGTGGTGCTGCTAACTTAGATCCAAGTTGGATTTCCAAGGATCTTAATACCAGTGATAGTTGGAAGTTTGTTGGCGATGGGATTGGTGCGGTTTCTGGTGGTTTGGGTTTTGCGGCTCAGGCGGTAGGGGGAGTTAAAGACTTTAAGAGTTGGCTAAACGAGAGGAAGAAAGGTATCTACGGCGATACTAAATCGGGGGGTAAAGGTAGCGGTGCCTATTTACGTTCGCTGGGAAGGGGGGTTAAAAGTGCTGCTAATTTGGGTCAAGCCGGGGTGACAACGACCTTGGGGGTTGGTAAATTGATTGCCCAATTTGGGGCTGAGGGAGGCAAAATTGGTGCTGATGCCCTCAAGTTGGGTTCCCAAGGAGCGATCGCACCCTTAGCTAATTTGGCGGCTGCATCAGGGGGTTTGGGAATTGCTACGGGGGCGATGGATCTTGCCAGTGGCGGTTTCAAGGCGTTTAAAGCTACGGAGCGTAAGGGTTTAATTAAAGGCTTACAACAGGGAAATAAACAGTTTAGTAGTGTGAGTGAGTCGGAGCGTAATGCTGCTCTGGAACATCTCAAGGAAATTCAGACCAAAAAGCAAAAACGCGGCGGCTTAGGGATGGCTGAAGGTGCGCTGGCGGTGACGGCAGGGGCTTTGGATTTAACTGGAGCCGGGGCGGTAGTTGGTGCGGGTCTGGCGGCGATCGGTGGTATCGCGAAGTTGGGACGCTTTGCATTCAACAAAATTAAACAGAATCGCCGAGATAAGGCGGATCGAAAAGATAAGCAATGGCAAGCTGATATGGAGACGGCGGGGCTGAGTGAAGAACAAATCAATAATGTATTTTTAGCCCGACAAGAACGGGAAGATCAACAATATGAGCAAGCTAAAAGTAAAGGAGGTTTCTCCAAATTTAAGGCTTGGTTTAAGAAGAAAATGAAAGCGGATAAAACCAAGAGTACGGATGCTAAAGACCAGCGTTACGAAACCACGGCTAAAACCTTAATCAAAATGAATGATGCTGAACCAGGTATCATGCTGAAGTTAGTGAATTTACCTGAAAAACAAATGGAGGGAATGAGCGGGGAAGAGAAACTGGAGTTAGTCAAAAAAGCTCTGAAAAAACGCTAG
- a CDS encoding DUF6760 family protein, whose product MAGYPLEDLYREVAFIAFYFHWSRADILNLEHGERQHWIGEIADLVRGELGE is encoded by the coding sequence GTGGCGGGCTACCCCCTAGAGGATTTGTATCGGGAGGTAGCCTTTATTGCTTTTTATTTCCACTGGTCTCGGGCTGATATTCTGAATCTCGAACATGGAGAACGACAACACTGGATCGGGGAAATTGCCGATTTGGTTCGGGGAGAATTGGGAGAATAA